The DNA window GCGCTGTGGATGGCGAAGCACGCGCAGCGTTGGTCCGCGAGGGTTATAGCTGGATCAGGTCGTGGTGTGAAGTGTTCACGGAAACGGAGCTGCTGAAGGGCGTATCGCAGCGGCTACAGCCCAACATCCGAATGACGACGCTCCGCGAGATCAAGGTAGGCGCACTGCCGGCCGCCTCCGAGGTTGTGACCCGCATATTCGAGGACGCCTGCCGATACACCGAGGCGCATTCCCAACCACTACCGACCCTTGGAGTCGGTCCGAGCCTGTCCAGTCTTGAAACTCATTGGAAGGAACTGCAGGATGCGCGCAAGCAGTACCTAGAGGCGACCGAGTAACACTGTGGTTACCGTGAAACGCTGCGTGCGTCAAGCGAACGTAGATGCAGCTTGCCGGGAGCTCAACCGTTCACGGTGCACAGTGTCTCGTGAGACATAGAAATTTCGCATAACGGCTGGGTCGACGACCATGTCAGCGGGCGTGGGATCGATGACGTCGACGATCGCCCGGATGAGGTCACGTGGGGTGAAGTACTGGCCTGCACCCGACCCCTTGTCGGAGGCGCCTTTGGAAAGCAGCGCCTCGTAAGCGTCGCCCTTGAGATCTGTGCCCGAAGCCGACCAGTTCTCTTTGTCGATCAGATCCACGATGAGGCGTTTGAGCTTCGCGGGGTCCTGAATTCTGTTCTGCGCCTTACGGAAAATCGTGCCAAGCGTGCCCGGTTGCTGCGCCAGCCCGACAAGGATCTTCGTGTATTCGACCTCAAGGTCCGTTCCCTCGGCGTCCAGGAGCTTCTGCCAGGAGTATTCGTTGGGAACGATCTGCTGCGGGTTGAGCTTTCTAGTCGCCCGCTCGTGTGCCATCTTCAGGAACAGCAAGTACGTGAGTTGCTCGGTGTACTCGATGACGCCAACGCCGTCGTCGCGCAGCACATTGCAGTACGCCCAGAGTTTGTCGACGAGGCGCCGGGACTCAGACACGGTGGTTTGCCCTTCTGGTCAGCTATGCACGACGAGGCTTGGCGCGCCCTGATAAATCGCGTCTCCGGCCAACAGATCAAGCCCCTTGGCGATGGCGCAGGCAGCTACCCATCGATCACCGGTGTGCTCCCTGGCCTGTAAGCCGTGGCCGAGCCTGCGGCACTCGGCAGCTAGCTCTGCATACGCGTCCACCACTTCGTTATCAGGACGGATCGTGGGCGTACGGTCAAGAATCTCGATCGCTTCGGCCATCCGCCGACCACCCCACTGGGCGCTTCGCGCGCCCGCAAGCACCTCAGCCCGGGTCTGAAAGGAAATGAGCACACGCCGACCGGTCAGGTATTCGCGCCAACCAGCGACCCGCGAATCACTGTTAGCGCGGCGTAGATACATCAGGCTGAAGACGTCGGTATCGACCACCGTCGCCGCTACCTGATTCACGAACGCGCCGCCTCAAGAAACGCCTGGAATTCGTCGTCAGTAAGGTCGAGTCCGCCGTCGACGTCTGGTCCGGGGGCGCCGGCCAGGATCTCGTCGAGGGCCGTGACGCTGCGGTCCATGTGCTCGGCTGCCGGATCGTCGACACGCGAGATGCTGGCATTGTCCAGCACGACAAGCCGACCCGATTCATGCAACACCGCATCGCCCCGAGCAACCACCCACTGACCCACCAGTTGCGCTGCGGTGGTATCGCTTTGGACATGCTTGAGGTCCACCGTTTGATCGACGTCATCGCGGACACGAAACTCGTGTGACCGTAGATCAACTTTCTCCAGTCGCCCGGTGGCAGTCATGATGCCTCCCGGCTGAACGCGTATGGGCGTCCACGTTTCGACGTGCACCGCCGACGAGACAATCCGCACGTCAGGCCGCGAAGGCGAACACAGGACTACGGTGGGCGCTGCGGTTTGAATGGCGTTGACCAACTTGCCGGCACTCTCCGCGATCAGGTCGGTTGCCCACTCCGGGCGACGGTCCTCGCCCATAGCCTGCACAATCTCCCAAAAGCGGTCATCCGCCGTGGCTTGTTCGGGCAAGTCGACGTCGAGTTTGTCGGTCGGCCCCTTGCTGAATCGGAGGAGAGTGCTTCCAGGTCCGACCGCATGAAGCCGCAGTTGCGAGAGTTCCTCCATGAACTGCCGCGTACGGCCAGGCCCGGGCGTATTGATCACGTCGCGGCTGATTCGAGTCGTCAATTCCTGCAGAGCAAGCGCGAGGGCGGCTAGGTCCTTGACCGCAATCTCGCCGCTGGGGGCGGGAGCGTCAACGAGACGAAGCTCGATCTCCTTGATCATCGCAGCTACCTCCTTAGTCCATGCTCCAGCGAGTCGTCACCACGGTATAGCGCGCGACGTCCAAAACAATTCTGCCCTCACCAGCGAGGACGCTCTCACCGATGATCGCAGTGGTCCCCGACACGTCTCGTCCTGCTTGACCAGCGCGGCCACGTCCGAGCGGCTGCCGACAGAAGATAACAGTCCAGTTGGTGATCTCCGCCGTCGTCAACCCGCCGAGCGTGCCACCGATGAGAAACAGCTTTATCTGCTTGCAGCTCATGCGCCGATCAGCTCTTCGTTGAGCGACAAGTGGGATTTCGGCGCAGTCAAACGTCCGGAAAAAGCAGCGGTGAGGATCGACGATCGAAGCCTTGCGGCACGCGAGCGGGTAGCAGCGATCGACGCCGCTAAACGAGATGCATCGAGCTCGATCCCGACAACACGTTGAATGCCAGCGTCTTGAGCCGTGGTGGATGGCACGGGCAATTCCAACCGGTCGAGCTTACTGAGACTTAGGTTGTGTTGGCCTGCACTTGACGCCGCCAATGATTCGATCCGGGCGCGAACTTGTGGAGTGCTGAGCATAATTTGAACCCAGCGCGGCCGGACCACCTCATCCCGCACGCGGTATCGAATCAGATACGAAGCGAAAGCGGCGTCGATCCCCGGCTGGACGACGGCGGAGCGCCCGATCAGATCAACAGATCCATTGGTACGTACGATGAGCACATCGCCTGGAGCAAGCATGTACGCCGAGATGTCCGCTTCCGCGTTAAGCATGCGCTTCTCATCCGACAGATCAATCTGCCCATCGACAAGATTTGGAATACGAACCACTGCAGCACCCAGGCCATTTGGAACGCATTTTTCCGACGTTCCGTAGCCGGAGTCGACCGCCAAAGCCCCTAACGGGAGCGGTTCACCCGCGTGAAGTGAAGCAAGAGCGCTGGCTTTCAAAGCTTTCAACTTCTTCAACGCATTACGCAGGTAGGACTCCGCTGCATCGAGACGAGAGAGGTGATCTTCGAGAATGTCGACGATGCGGCCCTCACTTTCGGCCCCGAACCGCGGCACGCGGAACGCTTTAATGCTCGTCAAGGTCACGTGCGGAAGTTGTGTGCCCGTTGCTGAGCCTTGCAGGTGCCGCATGAATTCCTGGGACGTCAGCCAGTAGTAGAGGTATCGATCGTCGATGTTTTTCGGCCGGATACGTGCGACCCGCTGGACCAGCAAGGCAGGCAGATCAGCTTTCGTTACTCGTGCAAGTTTGAGTCCAGTCGAAATGACAGGGCGGTCCATGCCTAGGATCAGGTCGCCTTCGTGAACAGCCAGATGCTCATAGCCTTCGAGTAGGTCGAGAGGCCAGGTCTTGGTTCGCGTCCAACGGAGTGATCCGGGTTCGATGTTGTCGCCACGCAAGAGCCGGATGCCAGCGCCCTGTTCACCAAAGTGTGCACTCTTGAATGCTGGCCCCGAATCGACTGTTGCTACGTCCTCTACGGTCACAAATTCGGGGACGCTCACGGCGGTCAGCTCCGCGTTGAGCTGCTCGACGAGATCGCCGGCCCTATCCCCCAAATCCCGCAGCGCCCCATCGGTTCCCCCCCGTTCAATGAAGGGCGCGTCGTCAAGGTCTTCCACGCGGATACCGGCGGAGTTGGCGATCACCGACACCATGCGGTCCAGCCACCAGCGCTCGGTGTCGTTGAACACCACACCAGCCTGTTCCTGTTGCGCCAACCACGCCGCGTATTTCTCATGCACCCGCTCACCGTAGGGAACGAGTTCGTCGTCGACGCCGGTGGCGTACCGGATCAGCGAGACCAGATCGGTGAGGGTGTGCGTGGCACAATTTCGCACCTTGGGCGCGTCGATCGCGGCGTAGGCGTTCCAGATGATGTCGGGCGTCCAGTTGTGCGGTGGCCGAGCGATGCGGGCAGCAAGTCCCTGGATGTAGGCGAAGTCGATTCGATGCTCACCCGCCTCATACGCAACCTGAATCGCAGTGATTTCGTCGCGATGCTCATCAAGGTAGGCCCGCCACGACTCCACGATCGACCGGGCGCGATCCGTGTTGACCACTCCCCCGGCTTCGACGAGTTCGTCGCTGCTGACCTCGTCGATGACCCGATCGTGGGCGGCGCGGAGTTCGAGTATGCGGTTGCGCAGCTCAGGGTTGGCCGCGATCGGCTCGATGGCCCGCTCGATCGCGTCGGCCGATCCAGTAGACGGATCAACAGCGTCCACGAGCGCCCTGACGACGTCGCGGACAGGTTGGCCGGCGACCTCGTCGAGTTCCTGCCGTTCCTCATCGGTAAGCGCAAGTTCGAGTTTCGCCAGCCGTGACGCCAGAGTTGCCGCTTCGTCCTCGGTAAGCGTGAGGGCGGCAGCCTTGTCCAGGAGCTTCTTGAGGCTGACCGACTTCTGCCGATTCAGCGGTGGCTCTACGAAGGGGTGCTCGGTCACGCCGATCGCATCGACAATGACGAACCGAGTCTTGTTTTCCGCGTCGGGCGTCACCGCCTGGAAGTCGGCCGAAGTGATCGTGCGCGCGCCACGGCCCTTCATCTGCTCGAAGTACTGGGCGGAGCGGAACGTGTCAAGGTCGGTGAGACAGTTTCTTACGCGGATTTGATGAGTGCTTCCGGGGTTGGTTGGTTGATCCAGGCGACGGTGGGCAGCTTCGGTGGAGCGGGCCGTCGGTGCCGGAATCTAGCGGGGTTAGCGGCGTAGGCCGCATCCAGCGTGGCGGCACGTTGGGCCTGGATCTCGTTTGCGGTGCCGTAGTGCACCGATGCAACGGTGTGTAGGCCCACGCCGCTGTGGCGATGCTCATGGTTGTAGTAATCGAAGAATGTCGTGCAGAAGGCGCGGGCATCTTCGATCGAGCCGAACCGGCCCGGGAACGCCGGGCAGTACTTGAGGGTCTTGAAATTAGCCTCCGAGTAGGGATTGTCGTTGGACACGTGCGGGCGGCTGTGGCTGCGGTCCACCCCCAGGTCGATCAGCAACTGGGCGACCGGCTTGGAGGTCATCGAGGTGCCGCGATCAGCGTGCAAGGCCAACTGGCCGCGGGCGATGCCGTGACGGGCCATGGTGTCGGCGATAAATGCTTTGGCCAACTCACCGTCCTCAACTTCTGCGATGATCCAGCCGACGACGTAGCGCGAGAAGATGTCGATAATCACATAGAGTTGATAGAAGATACCCCGTTGTGGCCCTTGCAATTTCGTTATATCCCAGGACCAGACCCGGTTTGGTGCGTTAGCGATCAGCTCGGGTTTCTTGCGCGCCGGATGGGTGCGCTGGCGACGCCGCTCGCGGTTCTCCCCGGCAATGGCCAGTAGCCGGTACATGGTGCGAATCGAGCACAGGTAGACACCATCATCAAGCAGTCGCGCCCACACCTGCGCCGGCGCCAGATCGCAGTACTGCTCTGAGCGCAGCACCGTCAGAATCTGCTGGCGTTCGGCCTCGGTGAGCTTGTTCAGTGGCTCGGGCCGCACCCGCCGTGCCGGCCGTGGTGGTGGGTTGCGGTGGCGGTGGAGCGTGGCCCGCGATGCACCCAGCAATTCGCACGCCCGTTTGGTGCTGGTTGCGGCCTCCAGGTCGGGCAGGTGCTCGCCGATCACGGCTTGGACTTCGGCTCGAAATCCGCGCTCTCGGAGAGCATCTCCAAGAGCGCGTGTGCTTTTCCCGTGATCTCCAGCGCTAGCTTGGTCCGATCCAGCTCAGCCTGCAGTTGCGTGGTGCGCCGCCGCAGCTTGTCCAACTCGACCTGCTCAGCGCTGCGCTTCGGCTTGCCCTTCGCCGACAAACCCTCCCGAGCGCCGGCATCACGGGCCTTTCGCCATTCGGCGATATGCGAGCTGTACAGGCCTTCACGGCGCAGCAACGCACCACGCTCCGACGAGCCCACCGACAGCGCGTCGTACTCGTCGAGGATGCGGGCCTTGTACTCGGCGGTGAACGTGCGCCGCCGCGCCCGAGCACCTGGATCGGGCACGTTGTCCACTTGGTCATTATCACTGCACCCGTCCAGGGATGCGATCGTCATAGTCACGGAAAATGGTGATCCTGTCTCGCCCTGTAGCGATGATTGGCTACTGCTGCTGTCTCACTTAACCCTGTCACACAGGGGAGCGCACATCACGCATAAAGAACACGCACTCCAGCGGTTTGACGTCGGTTCCGGTGGCGATCATGTCGACGGTCACCGCGATACGCAGCGACGGGCTCGTCCGCAAAGCCTGGAGCTGTTCTTTGGCGTTGCGGACGTTGTACGTGATCTTTGCCGCGAAATCGTTGCCCTTGCCGAACACCTTGCGGACCTGGGTGACGATCTCCTCCGCGTGGTTGTCGTCCTTGGCGAAGATTAAAGTCTTTGGCACGGTGGAGCGTCCCGGGAAGATCTCGGTGAAGAGCCGATCGCGGAAAGTCTCTAGAACAGTGCGGATCTGGTCGGTGGCGGTCACCGCGCGGTCAAGGAGCGCAGCACCATAATCCAAATCCTCGTCGAGGATTTCGAGTCTCTGTTCCCGGGTGCGGCGATCGACTTTCGGCACGATCGTCCCGGCTTCGATCCGAGAACCCTCTTCGCTGATCTGGGTGCGGATGCGGTAGATGTCGAAGTCCACGTTCACGCCGTCCGCGACTGACTCAGGATAGGTGTATTCGGAGACGAGATTCTGACGGAAGAACCCGAAGGTCTGCTTACCCGGTGTAGCAGTCAATCCGATGACGTGAGCGTCGAAATACTCAAGGACGCCGCGCCAGACCCCGTAGATACTTCGGTGGGCCTCGTCGACGATGACCAGATCAAACGTTTCCGGCGGAAATGCCTCGCTGTACGACACGGTGACCGGGACATCCGGGGTGAAGTCATCGAGGTTGGGGTCGTCGGCGTCGCTGACTTCACCGTCATTGAGGAACTTGTAGACCCTCTGGATCGTCGAGATCACGATCTTGCTCGACCCGAGTAGCCCAGCGCTGGACAGCTTGGTCACGTTGTACAGCTCGGTGAAGCGACGACCGTCGTCTGGTGTGCGGTAATTCTGGAACTCCGCCAGCGTCTGATCGGCCAGGTTGTTGCGGTCGACCAGGAAAAGAATCCTGTTGAAGCCACCGTATTTCAGCAGCCGGTACGACTCGGTGACCGCGGTGTACGTCTTGCCGGCCCCAGTCGCCATCTGCACCAATGATCGGTCGAAGTGCTGATCGGCAAGGCTCTTCTCGACTCCATTGATAGCTTCGACCTGCGCTGGGCGCAGCGGGTCGGCATCCAGGGGCGGGAGATTTCGGACCTTGGCGCGCCACGTCGGGCGCTCCGGCGCGGCATCGGCATCACGCAGAATGCGAGCCAACGTTGCCGGCTTGGGAAAGTTGAAGATGAGACGCGCCCGCGGCTCGGGATCGAACCCGTTGGTGAAGTGCGTCTCCACCCCCGATGCCTCGAACACGAACGGCAGCCGGCCGTCCCGGGCCTTGGCGGCGAGACGCACATCGGCCGGAAGCCCGTCGGCGTACATGGCCGACTGCCACTCAACGCCTGACAGGGGCGTACCCACTGGTTTGGCCTCGATGACGCCGACCACGGCCTTCTCCACGTACAGCAGGTAGTCGACCCGGCCGTGCCCAGGCTTCATCACGACCTCCCGCACAGCGATGCCCTGTCCCGCGAACAGATTGAGATCCTTTTTGTCCTGGACCTTCCAGCCCGCTTGGGTCAGTTGCTGGTCGATACGCGCGCGGGCACGCGTCTCCGCGGGGAGAACGCTGGCACCGTCCTCATTACTCATGGCGTGACAAACGTTACCGACACCGCCCCAATCTTTGCCGATCATTCATCGGCTGTATGTTCTCCCTCGATCACGGCAACCTGCCAGCGGCAAGCACAGTCGCCCGTCGACACTTAGGTCACCCTAACTCCATCACTTCCCCGGACATCACACCTCTTGCACTCAGGTCACGAAACGATAACGTAATTTCGTCCGTATCTAACTAGTAAGGCATCCCTTACCATCAATTCATGCCGACGAAACGATGCCCGAGATGTAGCGCGGAGATGCCCGGTAGCGCCTGGCCGCCCAAGCCCGGACGTCCCTCGATCTGGTGCTCCCAACAATGCCGGCGAGCGGCCTACGAGGAGCGCCGCGCGGCCAAGAACGGCGCGGTTTCGGTGCGGGTCGAGGTGGTCGAGAAACCCATCGAG is part of the Mycobacterium sp. HUMS_12744610 genome and encodes:
- a CDS encoding PIN domain-containing protein; protein product: MNQVAATVVDTDVFSLMYLRRANSDSRVAGWREYLTGRRVLISFQTRAEVLAGARSAQWGGRRMAEAIEILDRTPTIRPDNEVVDAYAELAAECRRLGHGLQAREHTGDRWVAACAIAKGLDLLAGDAIYQGAPSLVVHS
- a CDS encoding DEAD/DEAH box helicase family protein, with the protein product MIGKDWGGVGNVCHAMSNEDGASVLPAETRARARIDQQLTQAGWKVQDKKDLNLFAGQGIAVREVVMKPGHGRVDYLLYVEKAVVGVIEAKPVGTPLSGVEWQSAMYADGLPADVRLAAKARDGRLPFVFEASGVETHFTNGFDPEPRARLIFNFPKPATLARILRDADAAPERPTWRAKVRNLPPLDADPLRPAQVEAINGVEKSLADQHFDRSLVQMATGAGKTYTAVTESYRLLKYGGFNRILFLVDRNNLADQTLAEFQNYRTPDDGRRFTELYNVTKLSSAGLLGSSKIVISTIQRVYKFLNDGEVSDADDPNLDDFTPDVPVTVSYSEAFPPETFDLVIVDEAHRSIYGVWRGVLEYFDAHVIGLTATPGKQTFGFFRQNLVSEYTYPESVADGVNVDFDIYRIRTQISEEGSRIEAGTIVPKVDRRTREQRLEILDEDLDYGAALLDRAVTATDQIRTVLETFRDRLFTEIFPGRSTVPKTLIFAKDDNHAEEIVTQVRKVFGKGNDFAAKITYNVRNAKEQLQALRTSPSLRIAVTVDMIATGTDVKPLECVFFMRDVRSPV
- a CDS encoding type I restriction-modification enzyme R subunit C-terminal domain-containing protein, with protein sequence MKGRGARTITSADFQAVTPDAENKTRFVIVDAIGVTEHPFVEPPLNRQKSVSLKKLLDKAAALTLTEDEAATLASRLAKLELALTDEERQELDEVAGQPVRDVVRALVDAVDPSTGSADAIERAIEPIAANPELRNRILELRAAHDRVIDEVSSDELVEAGGVVNTDRARSIVESWRAYLDEHRDEITAIQVAYEAGEHRIDFAYIQGLAARIARPPHNWTPDIIWNAYAAIDAPKVRNCATHTLTDLVSLIRYATGVDDELVPYGERVHEKYAAWLAQQEQAGVVFNDTERWWLDRMVSVIANSAGIRVEDLDDAPFIERGGTDGALRDLGDRAGDLVEQLNAELTAVSVPEFVTVEDVATVDSGPAFKSAHFGEQGAGIRLLRGDNIEPGSLRWTRTKTWPLDLLEGYEHLAVHEGDLILGMDRPVISTGLKLARVTKADLPALLVQRVARIRPKNIDDRYLYYWLTSQEFMRHLQGSATGTQLPHVTLTSIKAFRVPRFGAESEGRIVDILEDHLSRLDAAESYLRNALKKLKALKASALASLHAGEPLPLGALAVDSGYGTSEKCVPNGLGAAVVRIPNLVDGQIDLSDEKRMLNAEADISAYMLAPGDVLIVRTNGSVDLIGRSAVVQPGIDAAFASYLIRYRVRDEVVRPRWVQIMLSTPQVRARIESLAASSAGQHNLSLSKLDRLELPVPSTTAQDAGIQRVVGIELDASRLAASIAATRSRAARLRSSILTAAFSGRLTAPKSHLSLNEELIGA
- a CDS encoding IS3 family transposase (programmed frameshift), which codes for MTIASLDGCSDNDQVDNVPDPGARARRRTFTAEYKARILDEYDALSVGSSERGALLRREGLYSSHIAEWRKARDAGAREGLSAKGKPKRSAEQVELDKLRRRTTQLQAELDRTKLALEITGKSTRALGDALRERGFRAEVQAVIGEHLPDLEAATSTKRACELLGASRATLHRHRNPPPRPARRVRPEPLNKLTEAERQQILTVLRSEQYCDLAPAQVWARLLDDGVYLCSIRTMYRLLAIAGENRERRRQRTHPARKKPELIANAPNRVWSWDITKLQGPQRGIFYQLYVIIDIFSRYVVGWIIAEVEDGELAKAFIADTMARHGIARGQLALHADRGTSMTSKPVAQLLIDLGVDRSHSRPHVSNDNPYSEANFKTLKYCPAFPGRFGSIEDARAFCTTFFDYYNHEHRHSGVGLHTVASVHYGTANEIQAQRAATLDAAYAANPARFRHRRPAPPKLPTVAWINQPTPEALIKSA
- a CDS encoding N-6 DNA methylase gives rise to the protein MSESRRLVDKLWAYCNVLRDDGVGVIEYTEQLTYLLFLKMAHERATRKLNPQQIVPNEYSWQKLLDAEGTDLEVEYTKILVGLAQQPGTLGTIFRKAQNRIQDPAKLKRLIVDLIDKENWSASGTDLKGDAYEALLSKGASDKGSGAGQYFTPRDLIRAIVDVIDPTPADMVVDPAVMRNFYVSRDTVHRERLSSRQAASTFA